CTGATATAGCCATCGCTGATTTTATCTAGCTGCTCAGCAACTGGAGAAAGGCGACGTGGCTCGAACACGCCGACAACGATACATGCGCTGCGTTGTTTCTCGGGACTGCCACTTTTTACACTGAACTCCATGCGTACTCCTACATCCTGAAGACAAATAGAACTAAATGTTAGATAATGCCGTCTTACTAGTTGATTCCTTACTCGGAACTACCCTTAAATAAGCGCATTAACAGTTAGCCAAAAATTTAAAAATAAAAGGTTCAACGGGAAATTATAGTGATTCAATTAAAAAAACAAGTTTTGTATAGGTAATTTCAGCGTGATTATTGTTAGATATTTGATCCGCGAGACACTCAAAAGCCAATTAGCGATATTTTTTATCCTATTTTTAGTGTTCTTAAGCCAAAAGTTGATCAAAGTGCTCGCCGATGCCTCGGATGGCGATATTCCCGCAAGTTTGGTGATGCATTATGTCGCTTTGAGTATGCCTTCTATGGGCCTACTGATGCTGCCGTTGAGTCTGTTTTTGGGGATCTTGCTGACTTTCGGTCGTCTGTACGCAGAAAGTGAAATTACCGTGATGAACGCCACTGGCATCGGTAATAAGTTCTTGATCCGCGCAGCTCTCTACCTGGCGGTGATCACCGGACTTATTGCTGGTTTCAACTCGTTCATTTTTTCCCCCTATAGCCAAGATAAACTGGTACAGCTGCAAGAAGAAGTCGAAGCCGAAAACAGCGTTGATCTGCTCAAGAAGGGCCACTTCCAAGGCACGCCAGATGGCTCGTCGGTGGTGTTTATTGATGATATTGACGGAAAGCAGCTCAAGCACGTGTTTGTTGCGCAAATGCGACCGCGAGATTCGATTCTGCCGAGTGTGTCATTCTCTCAATCGGGAGAGGTGAAAGAGCTGAGTGATGGGCGTCAGGTCATTCGCATGTACGACGGTACGCGGTACGAGGGCGTGCCTACTCGGGTTGACTACATGATTACCGAGTTCGATCAATATGAAGGATTGATTGGTCAACGCGATGTCAAACCGAAAGGACGTGATTGGGAGGCGATTCCGACTCTAGAGCTAGTCAAGAATTCTGACCCTCGCGCTCAAGCTGAGCTGCAATGGCGGATTTCGCTGGTGGTGTGTATCCCACTATTGACGATGTTAGTGGTGCCGCTGTCTGCGGTGAATCCGCGCCAAGGTCGCTTTGCCAAAATGGGGCCGGCTATTTTGATTTACCTTGCGTACTTCTTATCGATCAGTGCCACCAAGTCAGCGCTGGAAGATGGCTCTATCCCTGCCGTGATTGGTATGTGGCCAATCAATGCTGCCTTGTTGTTAACGGCAATTGGCATCAACTCGATGGACAGCATCCCTGTTCGCCGCTTTAAAGATAAACTTAGACAAAGAAGAAAGGCAGCGTAACTCGTGTTTAAAATTCTCGATCTGTATATCGGCAAAACCATTATTGCGACCACATCTTTGGTGCTGGCGACCTTTGTCGGCTTGTCTGCAATTATTAAGTATGTTGAACAGTTACGTAAGGTTGGCGAGGGCACTTACGATTTAATCCAAGCACTGCTGTTCGTGTTGTTAAGTATTCCTCGCGATATCGAAATGTTCTTCCCAATGGCAGCACTGTTGGGGGCGCTGATTGGGCTGGGTATGTTGGCGTCGAGCTCGGAGCTGGTCGTCATGCAAGCGGCAGGCTTTTCTAAGCTTAATATCGGTATGTCGGTACTGAAAACCGCCGTGCCATTGAT
The sequence above is drawn from the Vibrio sinaloensis genome and encodes:
- the lptF gene encoding LPS export ABC transporter permease LptF, with product MIIVRYLIRETLKSQLAIFFILFLVFLSQKLIKVLADASDGDIPASLVMHYVALSMPSMGLLMLPLSLFLGILLTFGRLYAESEITVMNATGIGNKFLIRAALYLAVITGLIAGFNSFIFSPYSQDKLVQLQEEVEAENSVDLLKKGHFQGTPDGSSVVFIDDIDGKQLKHVFVAQMRPRDSILPSVSFSQSGEVKELSDGRQVIRMYDGTRYEGVPTRVDYMITEFDQYEGLIGQRDVKPKGRDWEAIPTLELVKNSDPRAQAELQWRISLVVCIPLLTMLVVPLSAVNPRQGRFAKMGPAILIYLAYFLSISATKSALEDGSIPAVIGMWPINAALLLTAIGINSMDSIPVRRFKDKLRQRRKAA